A single window of Pyrus communis chromosome 10, drPyrComm1.1, whole genome shotgun sequence DNA harbors:
- the LOC137749067 gene encoding trihelix transcription factor PTL-like, with product MDDYGPPDLRQLMASRTQFHTPLQFPEQFSVHQNLTPPPPPPPHYRHLPIMLSSEVVPSAGLLDNHRYTSMITTTACHPTTSSAASAAAALYGIEFEHGWNNIDGANTNNNSRWPRQETLTLLEIRSALDSKFKETNQKGPLWDEVSRIMAEEHGFQRTGKKCKEKFENLYKYYKKTKEGKTGRQDGKHYRFFRQLEAIYGNHHQSTNQSSVYSRPNPLLCHTTPSNSINRDQNQEVVVQDQKFISCESLSFSNNSTEFDQTSPSKNNDDEDSLSAIDYFPMNQSTGSLKNEKKSYATPVKKKWKAKVVDFMNSQMGKVIKTQEALMEKMVKSIEASADERIAKEEEWRKQEAAKYERDVHEFWAKERAWVETRDAAIMETLRKYTGKGTYNNSGKDDIAKEIGSDHSKNYPRWTEHEVASLIQLKTSLERTFKESEYLKEEGVWEEIAANMGSLGYTRSGGECKEKWENESVCFKMTTESNKMHKQDTKTNNTYFSQISGYEEGHEVRNQRQDGMGLQLMDEGLSPSCSNMDVNSSSLHIPFNGGENLWDERDSYVTNSLRNKRLLHW from the exons aTGGATGACTATGGACCTCCAGATCTGCGGCAGCTGATGGCCTCAAGAACCCAGTTTCATACGCCCTTACAATTCCCAGAGCAATTTTCAGTGCACCAAAATCTCACGCCACCACCGCCACCTCCGCCCCATTATCGTCATCTCCCCATAATGCTAAGCAGTGAGGTTGTTCCATCTGCTGGCTTGCTTGACAATCATCGTTATACTAGTATGATCACGACAACAGCTTGTCATCCTACCACTTCATCAGctgcttctgctgctgctgcattgTATGGGATAGAGTTTGAGCATGGATGGAATAATATTGATGGAGcaaatactaataataatagtAGATGGCCAAGGCAAGAAACCCTTACCCTTCTTGAGATTAGATCTGCTCTTGATTCCAAGTTCAAGGAGACTAATCAGAAAGGACCTTTGTGGGATGAAGTCTCTAG GATAATGGCTGAGGAACATGGATTCCAGAGAACAGGGAAGAAATGCAAAGAAAAGTTTGAGAACTTGTATAAGTACTACAAGAAAACCAAGGAAGGCAAAACTGGGAGGCAAGATGGGAAGCACTATAGGTTCTTTCGTCAGCTTGAAGCAATTTATGGAAATCACCATCAAAGTACCAATCAGTCCTCCGTTTACAGTAGACCAAACCCTCTTCTTTGTCACACTACTCCGAGTAACAGTATTAACCGAGATCAAAATCAAGAAGTAGTTGTGCAAGACCAAAAGTTCATAAGCTGCGAGAGCCTTAGTTTCTCCAATAACTCAACTGAATTTGATCAAACCTCACCCTCAAAGAACAACGACGACGAGGATTCACTTTCAGCCATTGATTATTTTCCGATGAATCAGTCAACGGGGAGCCTTAAGAATGAGAAGAAAAGCTATGCGACACCGGTAAAGAAGAAATGGAAAGCAAAGGTGGTGGACTTTATGAACTCACAAATGGGGAAAGTAATAAAGACCCAGGAGGCATTGATGGAGAAGATGGTAAAGAGTATTGAAGCTAGTGCAGACGAGAGAATAGCTAAGGAAGAAGAATGGAGGAAGCAAGAGGCGGCCAAGTATGAGCGAGATGTACATGAGTTTTGGGCTAAAGAAAGGGCATGGGTTGAAACTCGAGACGCCGCGATAATGGAGACTCTAAGAAAATATACAGGCAAAGGAACTTACAACAACAGTGGCAAGGATGATATTGCAAAAGAAATTGGCAGTGATCACAGTAAGAATTATCCTAGATGGACTGAACACGAAGTTGCAAGTTTAATACAGCTGAAGACTAGCTTGGAACGAACATTCAAAGAAAGTGAGTATCTGAAGGAGGAGGGAGTATGGGAGGAGATAGCTGCAAATATGGGTAGTTTGGGCTACACAAGGAGTGGAGGAGAGTGTAAAGAGAAATGGGAGAATGAAAGTGTTTGTTTTAAAATGACAACAGAAAGTAACAAGATGCACAAACAAGATACAAAGACTAATAACACGTACTTTAGTCAGATCTCTGGTTACGAAGAAGGCCATGAAGTTCGGAATCAAAGACAGGATGGGATGGGACTTCAATTAATGGATGAAGGGCTTTCTCCGTCATGTTCTAATATGGATGTGAACTCCAGCTCTTTGCACATTCCATTTAATGGAGGAGAAAACTTGTGGGACGAGAGAGACTCCTATGTAACCAATTCACTACGTAACAAGCGTTTATTGCACTGGTGa
- the LOC137748002 gene encoding short-chain dehydrogenase TIC 32, chloroplastic-like, whose amino-acid sequence MEPLLNFVSLLCSIVAGQRYTGKLNVRQFLDCLISGASGGLGLETTRALALRGVHVVMAVRNTDAGRNVKEEILKEIPTAKIDVMELDLSSMASVRKFASEYNSSGRPLHILINNAGVMATPFMLSKDNIEMQFATNHLGHFLLTNLLLETMKKTTREGNKEGRIVNLSSEAHRFAYTEGIRFDKINDESGYTSMYAYGQSKLANILHANDLARRLPRDEGSSGKFLCDVF is encoded by the exons ATGGAGCCGCTTCTAAATTTTGTCTCTTTG CTTTGTTCCATTGTTGCTGGGCAGAGGTACACTGGGAAGCTAAATGTGAGACAA TTCTTAGACTGTTTAATTTCAGGAGCATCGGGTGGTCTTGGTTTGGAGACAACACGAGCTCTAGCCTTGCGTGGTGTTCATGTCGTCATGGCAGTAAGGAATACTGATGCTGGTAGGAATGTTAAGGAGGAAATACTTAAGGAAATCCCCACGGCCAAAATCGATGTCATGGAGCTTGATCTCAGCTCAATGGCATCAGTTAGGAAGTTTGCATCAGAATATAACTCATCTGGTCGACCATTGCATATTCTGAT TAATAATGCAGGGGTTATGGCAACTCCGTTCATGCTTTCAAAAGACAACATTGAAATGCAGTTTGCAACCAATCATTTAG GCCATTTTCTTTTGACAAACCTTCTGTTAGAAACCATGAAAAAGACAACAAGGGAAGGCAACAAAGAAGGAAGGATCGTGAATTTATCATCAGAGGCTCACCGATTTGCATATACCGAGGGAATTCGTTTTGACAAGATTAATGATGAATCAGG ATACACCAGCATGTACGCTTATGGACAATCAAAACTCGCGAATATATTGCATGCT aatga CTTGGCGCGACGCTTGCCGCGTGACGAAGGTTCGTCGGGCAAATTTTTGTGCGACGTTTTTtga
- the LOC137748222 gene encoding cytochrome P450 77A3-like: protein MATFSFSSASLSSYYHLFFTLLAFLVSGLIFLLTHKSKSKHPNLPPGPPGWPIVGNLFQFARSGKPFFQYADDLRQKYGPIFTLKMGTRTMIILSDAKLVHEALIEKGAVFATRPRENPTRTIFSCNKFTVNAAVYGPVWRSLRRNMVQNMLSSTRLKEFRSVRENAMDTLIERIKADAKANDGVVSVLKNARFAVFCILLAMCFGIEMDEETVEKMDQIMKKVLIVLDPRIDDYLPILSPFFSKQRKRALEVRNEQIQFIVPFIERRRRALENPGSDLKATSFSYLDTLFDLKVDGRKSSPSHAELVTLCSEFLNGGTDTTATALEWGIAQLIANPDIQEKLYSEVKASVGDRKVDEKDVEKMPYLQAAVKELLRKHPPTYFSLTHAVTEPTTLAGYDIPTDVNVEIYLPGISDDSKLWSNPEKFDPDRFVSGREEADITGVTGVKMMPFGVGRRICPGLGMATVHVHLMLARMVQEFEWSAYQASEKIDFAGKLEFTVVMKNTLRAMIKPRI, encoded by the coding sequence ATGGCtactttctccttctcctctgCCTCTCTTTCCTCTTACTACCACCTTTTTTTCACCCTCCTTGCATTCCTCGTTTCTGGTTTAATCTTCCTGCTCACCCACAAGTCCAAATCCAAGCACCCCAACCTCCCTCCCGGTCCGCCGGGATGGCCGATTGTCGGCAACCTCTTCCAGTTTGCCCGCTCCGGAAAACCATTCTTCCAGTACGCCGATGATCTCCGGCAAAAGTACGGCCCCATTTTCACCCTCAAAATGGGTACCCGAACCATGATCATCCTGAGCGACGCCAAGCTCGTCCACGAAGCGTTGATCGAGAAGGGCGCAGTCTTCGCCACCCGACCCAGAGAGAACCCTACCCGAACAATCTTCAGCTGCAACAAGTTCACCGTCAACGCCGCTGTCTACGGCCCGGTGTGGCGGTCCCTGCGGCGGAACATGGTCCAGAACATGCTCAGCTCCACTCGCCTCAAGGAGTTCCGAAGTGTTCGAGAAAATGCCATGGACACACTCATCGAGCGGATTAAGGCCGACGCCAAGGCCAATGACGGCGTCGTTTCGGTCCTTAAAAACGCGCGCTTCGCCGTGTTTTGCATCCTTTTGGCAATGTGTTTCGGGATCGAGATGGACGAGGAGACCGTGGAGAAAATGGATCAGATAATGAAAAAGGTTTTAATCGTGCTCGACCCGAGAATCGACGATTATTTGCCGATTTTAAGCCCCTTTTTCTCCAAGCAGAGGAAGAGGGCTCTGGAAGTGAGAAACGAGCAGATTCAGTTCATTGTCCCGTTCATCGAACGACGTCGCAGGGCGCTCGAGAACCCAGGGTCGGATCTCAAAGCGACGTCATTCTCCTACCTCGACACTCTTTTCGATCTCAAAGTGGACGGACGAAAATCTTCGCCTTCTCATGCTGAATTGGTCACGCTTTGTTCAGAGTTTCTGAATGGCGGCACTGACACGACGGCGACGGCTCTCGAATGGGGAATTGCTCAGCTCATAGCAAATCCGGACATTCAAGAGAAGCTGTACAGCGAAGTTAAAGCGAGTGTGGGCGACAGAAAAGTTGACGAGAAAGATGTGGAGAAAATGCCTTACTTGCAAGCCGCAGTGAAGGAGCTTTTACGTAAACACCCTCCTACCTACTTTTCGCTAACCCATGCAGTAACTGAGCCTACTACTTTAGCCGGGTACGACATACCGACGGATGTAAATGTTGAGATTTACTTGCCCGGCATATCGGACGACTCGAAATTGTGGTCCAACCCAGAAAAGTTCGATCCTGACCGGTTTGTGTCCGGTAGGGAGGAGGCGGATATAACCGGGGTGACCGGAGTTAAAATGATGCCGTTCGGGGTCGGCAGGAGGATATGCCCGGGGTTGGGCATGGCGACCGTGCATGTTCATCTAATGCTGGCTAGAATGGTGCAGGAGTTCGAGTGGAGTGCTTACCAGGCTAGTGAGAAGATAGATTTTGCTGGAAAATTGGAGTTCACTGTGGTGATGAAGAACACTCTTAGAGCTATGATCAAGCCTCGAATCTGA
- the LOC137748223 gene encoding RING-H2 finger protein ATL8-like, translating to MISSGINLVMTVIGFAVSTMFIVFVCTRLVCARIHLNVSRRSFPIASRSDLSILERGLHGVEPVVVAKFPTKKYSDAFFSAAEDAQCTVCLAEYHGDDVLRILPYCEHSFHVTCIDIWLQQHSTCPVCRISLREFPERKRRMQPLFSSAIRSHYGTESFNTHSYRYLLNSRASRTHENHGMDPIQEDHAASEGDATDARENSSPLTESNQISKDLANKHVESPSNP from the exons ATGATATCTTCAGGGATAAACCTGGTGATGACGGTGATTGGGTTCGCGGTGAGCACCATGTTCATCGTGTTCGTGTGCACCAGGCTTGTCTGTGCGAGGATTCACCTCAATGTTTCTAGACGCTCCTTCCCGATAGCTTCCAGATCCGATCTCAGTATT CTGGAGCGGGGATTGCATGGCGTTGAACCTGTAGTAGTAGCCAAGTTTCCAACAAAGAAGTACAGTGATGCATTTTTTTCAGCAGCAGAAGATGCTCA ATGCACTGTTTGCCTCGCAGAATACCATGGTGATGATGTATTGCGGATCCTCCCCTATTGTGAGCACTCCTTCCATGTGACCTGTATAGACATATGGCTTCAGCAGCATTCCACATGTCCTGTTTGTAGAATATCATTGCGCGAGTTTCCTGAGAGAAAACGCCGCATGCAACCCTTGTTCAGTTCGGCTATTCGGTCTCATTACGGTACAGAGTCCTTCAATACCCATTCTTATCGCTATCTCTTGAATAGTCGCGCATCAAGAACTCATGAAAACCATGGTATGGACCCCATTCAAGAAGATCATGCGGCATCAGAGGGTGATGCAACGGATGCCAGGGAGAATAGCTCCCCCTTAACTGAGAGTAATCAGATTTCTAAGGACTTGGCAAATAAGCATGTAGAAAGCCCATCAAATCCGTAG